The DNA window TTCTCCAACCGTCGATGCGCCGTTGAACATCGCCACAGGAGCGAATGATACCTTGGTGGTGACGGTAGATGGAACGACATCGGGAAGCATCACACTGAACGGTGCCGCATCACCAGGACGGCCCTATATCTCCGGTGCGGCGGTGGCGGCTGAACTCGAGAGCAAAATCAACGCGGACTCGACGCTTGCTGCGGCCGGCCGACGGGTGACAGTGCTGTTCGACAGCACGACGAACCGATTGGTGTTGCAGTCGAGTTCCGTCGGAGGCACGAGTTCCGTGGATGTGATCGGTGGAACGGCTAGGGCGAGCCTGGGCCTGTCTGCCGGGACCAGCACGGCTGCAGCTGGAACCTACAGCGGCCCTCAAACATTTCATGTCGATGGGATTGCGGTGACTGTTAATGGGGTGCCCGCCGCCAACGACGTTCTGAGCTTTAACTCGCGCGAGCATGCCGCCCGTGATGTGACCGTTTCGCTATCAGACCCGTCCAAAATCGCGCTCTCCTCGACGCGCGCTGGTGTTCCCGGGAACAATCAGAACGGATTGGCGCTGATTGCGCTCCAGTCAAAAACTCTCACCGGCCTCGACAATGCCACGCTCCTCGACGCCTACCGTAAAACCGCGACCGACCTTGGAGTGGCCTCACAGGTGGCGAGTCAGCGCCTTGATGCGGAGGAAATTCGTCATGAGCAATTACAGAACTTCCGTGCCCAAGTGTCGGGTGTCTCGCTCGATGAGGAATTGGTCAATCTTCTCAAGTATCAGCGGGCATTTGAGGCCGCATCACGCATGATCGTTGCTGCCGATGAAATGATGTCGACCTTGATCTCGCTCAAACGATAGGGAGAGTCACACGGCTATGCGAGTAACCGAGCAACAGGTTTTCGGGTTTCTGGTCAACAGTTATCAACAAGCTCGATCCAGAGCGTTGCGACTACAGGAACATCTCGCTACCGGCAAGCAGGTATTGCAACCCTCCGACGATCCCGGCCGTTTCCATCAAATCGTCGGAGAAAAAGCGACATTAGTAAAACTTGAACAGCGACTTCGCAATGTCTCGACCGCCACCACGAGAGTCGAGCTGGCTGATGCCTCTCTTCAAGGTACGACCGCGACGCTCGCTCGTATTAGACAGCTGGCGGTTCAGTATGCGTCCGATACCAATGGCGTGACAGAGCGAGCCACCGGCGCACATGAAATCAAAGAGTTGCTCCAGCATCTGCTCCAGCTTGGAAACGCCGAGTTTGACGAAAACCAACCGGTCTTCGGTGGGACAAGCCGGCACGGGTTCGCCGCGGGGTTGACATTGTCGACACCTGTGACGCTGACGAACAGCGTTGCAGATACCTTGACGGTGAGGATTGATGGCGTGACATCGGGTACGATCGATTTGACCGGCGGTACCGAGACTCTCAGTGGAACCGAATTGGCGGCTCGGGTGCAAAGCCGCATCAATGCCGATTCCACTCTGATCGCGGCGGGAAAAAGCGCTTCAGTGACGTACACCGACGGAAGGCTGGTCATCGCCTCAAATTCTGACGGTCCAACGTCAAACATAGAAGTATTGGGCGGCTCCGCTCGCACCCTGCTTGGATTCAACGGAGGGAGTGCCGGTTCCGGCGGATCGACGTTCGCTGCGACAGTGACGACGAATGCGGCCGCGGGCAACAGCGGTGGAGCATCAGTCTCGCAAGGGCAGATCGTCAATACGAGTACGACGTCCTTTGATAACTATGTTGTGAGGTTTAGTGGGCCTGGGACTTTTGACGTCGTCAATGTTTCGGCACCGGTCACGGTCGCTCCAAATTCTGCCAATGCAGGTCGCGTTGGGGCAACTGATGCCGGAATCGTCGACCCTCAGCGAGTGACGCTCGACACGTATGAAATACAGTTTACTTCAGCATCCCAGTATTCCGTCTTGAACACGACCACGGGAGCCACGATTTCGACCGGGAACTCCTACCTGTCGGGCGGCGCCATCGAATTCGATGGCCTCCGCCTGGTGCTTTCAAATGGGCAACAAGGAGGACCCGCGACCGGAGATCGATTCGCTGTCGCAATTGCCCCGAAAACCGTGCTCGCCAATCAGACGTACACGTCAGGAGCTCCTATGGAGTTTGACGGAATCCGGTTTCGCATAACCAACGGCGTATCGGCGCCGGCTGCGGGGGACATATTTCATGTCCTGACTCATACTCAGTACGCTGGAGATTCCGGTAGCCATCAGATCGAAGTGGCGGACGGAGAGGTCGTTCCCACCAACGTGCCGGGCAATGAGGTGTTCAGTGGTTCCGATGTCAACCTGTTCGATACGGTGCAACAACTCCTCGCGGCACTCCGGGGAAATTTCAAAGCTGGAATCGCGGAGAGTTTGGGCAGCCTCGACCGAGCCCTCAGTCAGGTGTCTGCAGCGCAGGGCACCATTGGCGCGTTAGCAAACCGATTGGACTCTACGTCTTCAGCATTGGCGGAGTCAAAAGACTTGTCCACTAACCAGTTGTCGTCATTCGAAGATATCGACCTGGCACGAACCATCTCAGATCTCACTCTGCAGGAGTATGCCATTCAAGCAGCGGGCGAAACGCTCGGTCGGTTATTCGATAACTCTCTTCTGAAACATCTGCGTTGAAGTCGCACCTCAAGATTGTTCGGATGATGGCCGATAGTTCTGTGCGACCTCGATTGGCCAAGGAAGGCTGGTATGCTGGTGCTCAGCCGTCGATGTGGAGAAAGCGTCACGATCGGTCCCGACATCCGTGTGGTCGTGCTCGGGGTGAAAAGCGGCCAAGTCCGTCTGGGAATCGAAGCGCCGCCTGCTGTTGCGGTCCATCGGGAAGAAGTCTATGTGAGGATTCAAGAGGAGAATCGATTGGCCGCGAAGACTCACGTGGTACCCATCGATGCATTGCGTCGCTTGATCCCTTCAAAAACCAGGATTGCTTCGTGAGGGCACGATCGTGAAGTGCACATCGACTCGTTTTGGATCATTCGAAGTCCGCGCCGAAAGCATCTTGACGTTTCCTTCAGGGCTGCTCGGTTTTCCTGAGCAGCAGCGGTATGTCATGCTGGATCATGACACCGATGCCCCCTTCAAGTGGCTTCAATCGGTTGAAGAATCGACGCTGGCATTTGTGATCATGGATCCTGCCCTGTTTCATCCAGGTTATCAGGTCGACGTTCCCACCGACGCCTGGGCTGAAATCAGAGCGAGGGAGAGAGAAGATCTCGCGCTGGTTGTGATTTTGACCATCCCATCCGACGACCCAGGTCGGATCACCGCCAATTTGCGAGGACCGCTGGTCATCAGCCACAAGACCAAACTCGGAAAGCAGTTAGTGCTCTCGGAAGATTTTCCCACCCGGCACCCCTTGTTTCCCGTCTCCGGACCTTCATCATCCGAGATGGCGCAAGCCTCTCACCCTGTAGAATGTCGCGTCTAGACGATACGCACCCTGACTGTTCTGATACTCCTGTAGTTCACGAACCTCCTGCGACCGAATGTCTAGCCTGATTTGGCAGGTCTGGCTTCGGAATGATTGCTTTCTCGGATGAAAAGCGGTAAGCACTCTCGATGGGTTCATTCCGATCAATTGATTTCGGAAGAGCTTTGGGCATGCGCACTCTCATTCAAGACAGGTACTTCGTGTAAGATTCACCTCGCTGCCGTTATTGGTAAGCCGTTTGTAGATACGATGAGGACGAAATCTGAAATGAGTGAACCAACCATCATTTGTCCAAGCTGCAAGACAGAGATCAAGCTGACCGAGTCGCTTGCTGCTCCACTGATCGAATCTACACGCCGCGAGTACGAAAAACGCCTCGCTCAGAAAGATGCCGATGTGGCGAAACGCGATGCAGCCTTACGTGAGCGGGAGGAAGTTCTTTCCAAATCCCAGCAGGCACTCGATGAGCAGGTGGCTGAGAAACTCATGCACGAGCGAGGCAGGATTGCGATCGAGGAGGGGAAGAAGGCGAAGCTCGCTTTACAAAATGACCTCGACCAAAAGGCCAAAGAAGTTGCTGATCTGAACGACATTCTGAGGCAACGGGACACGAAGCTGGCCGAGGCGCAGAAGGCACAGGCCGATCTCCTCCGAAAGCAGCGAGAATTGGATGATGCCAAGCGCGAGCTGGATCTGACCGTCGAGAAGCGAGTCCAGGAAGGGCTCGCTGTGACAAGGGAACAAGCTAAGAAAGAAGCCGAGGAAGGGCTGAAACTAAAGGTATTGGAGAAAGAACAAACTATTGCCTCGATGCAGAAGCAGATTGAGGAGCTGAAACGAAAGGCTGAACAGGGATCTCAGCAGTTGCAGGGGGAAGTGCAGGAATTGGAGTTGGAAGCGCTCCTTCGCACCAAATTTCCGAGAGACACAATCGAGCCGGTTCCCAAAGGGGAACATGGCGGAGACGCGCTTCAGCGTGTCGTGGGGACAAACGGTCAGTCCTGCGGGACCATTATCTGGGAATCGAAACGCACCAAGAATTGGAGCGATGGCTGGCTCGCGAAGTTGCGCGAAGACCAGCGGGCTGCCAAAGCCGAGATTGCAGTCATCGTCAGCCAATCGCTCCCGAAGGAAGTCGAAACCTTTGGCTTGGTCGAAAACGTGTGGGTCACCCACACGAAGACGGTACTTCCTCTCGCCCTGACGCTCCGCCAGACGCTCATCGAAGTCGCCTCGGCTCGCCAAGCCTCGGAGGGTCAGCAAACCAAAACGGAAATGATCTATCAATACCTGACAGGCCCACGCTTCCGTCAGCGAGTCGAAGCCATCGTCGAGGCCTTCTCTTCGATGCAGGAGGATCTCGATAGAGAGAAGAAGGCGATCATCAAACAATGGGCCAAGAGGGAAGAACAGATTGATCGAGTCATGCAGGCCACGGCTGGGATGTACGGAGATCTGCAGGGGATTGCCGGGAAGACGATCCAGGAAATAGAAGGGCTTGAGCTACCTCTCTTGGAGAGCGACTCTGCGAGCAAAGGTTTCACTTCGGAGTAATTGCGAATCATGTCCGAAAAGCAGAAACATGAGCGAGGCGCTGAGTGGAGACAATGGGATCTCCATATTCACTCGCCTGCATCATTTCACTGGCAAGGTACGCGGTTCGAATCCACTCCTGGCTCCAAGAAGAATCAAGATCTGACTGATGAAATGATCGCGGCATTAAATGCAGCTGAACCGGCTGTGTATGCCATCATGGATTATTGGACGTTCGAAGGTTGGTTTACTCTAAAGAGGAGATTGCAGCAATCGGAATCGCACAAGCTTACAAAGACAGTGTTTCCAGGTATTGAATTGAGATTAGCCGCTCCAACCCCCTGCCGCCTAAATGCCCACGTATTGTTCTCTGATCAGATTGACGAGCAGGTTCTTCACGACTTTAAGTCTGCGCTTCAAGTGGAAATTATTAACAGGCCGCTATCTGACAGCTCACTTATCGATCTCGCTCGAAAAGTCAGCGAAGACAAATTGAAAGTCCACGGCTTCAAGAAAACCAAGATAGATGGCGACGACCAGAGCGCCCTTTTCGCAGGTGCAACGATCGCCGAGATAAACTGTGAAAGCTATAAAAAGGCTATCGAAAAGGTACCGAAGGGTCAGGCGATCGGCTTCATGCCCTATGACACGAGTGATGGTCTTTCGGAAGTCAAATGGCAGGATCATTATGCTTACTTCTTGAGGCTATTCACCTCGTCGCCAATTTTCGAGACTCGCAACGGTGACCTCCGAGGAGCATTCGTGGGTGAGGAAACTCCAGGTAATTCAAAATGGATAAAAAGCTTTCAGGCTAGCTTGGGCCAGCCAAGACTGGCTGTGTCCGGCAGTGACGCCCATCGTTTCGTGGGGGACGCTGGTAACAACGATAAGCGCGGCTACGGCGCTTTTCCCTCCTCTAAAGTGACTTGGATTAAGGCAGACCCCACCTTTCTGGGATTGCTTCAAGCGGTAAAGGAACCAGCAAAGCGTTCTTTCATCGGTACGCGCCCACCCAAGTTGCTAGAGGTTGAACAAAACAAGACTTACTTTATCGATAGAGTCGAAGTTAGTAAGAACACAGGTTCATCCGTAGCGGACGACTGGCTCTCAAGTTGTAATCTGTCCTTAAGCCCAGATTTGGTTGCAATCATAGGCAACAAGGGAAGTGGTAAGAGCGCACTCGCAGACGTAATCGCACTTCTCGGAGACTCCAAACAAAATCATCATTTCTCTTTTCTTTCGCCCAAACGTTTTCGTGCGAAGCCGAAAGAGCTGGCAAAGCACTTCAAAGGGCAAATGACTTGGTGCGATCAATCCAAAAGCAAGGCGAAGGCGCTATCTGAAGATCCTGAACCCACAGCCGTAGAGCTTGTGCGATATATTCCACAGGCCCACTTCGAAAAGCTATGTAACGACCATGTGTCTGGGCAATCGGACGTTTTCGAGAATGAGCTTAGGGCTGTAATTTTTGACCATACGGGTGTCGCTATCCGTCAGAAAGCACTCGATTTCAGTCAACTCATTGAGCAACAAGAAAGTAGCTACAGAGATCAACTAAGCGAGTATCGCAAAGAATTGAGGCGCTTGAATCAGGAAATTGAAACGATTGAAGCGCAGCTTCAACCAGGCGTCAGGAAGTCCCTTGAAGAATTGCTAACTCTTAAAAAGAAGCAGATCGAAGAGCATAGGAAAATCTCTCCGAAGGCGGAGCCTAAACCCTCGGAGCAATTAACAGTCGAGCAGCAACAAGCCGCCACTGCCCTCGAGAACATTGATAACCAACTCAAGGCAATTGAAGTTCGAGAACGCACCGCGACAACAACAACTGCTAATCTGACAGCAAAAGCACAGGCAGTACAATCGCTCCGAGAGCGGCTTCGCATCCTCCAGCGCCAATTCAAAACGTTTCAGCAAGAGACGAGTTCCGACTTGCAAACACTCGGCTTGGAACTGTCTGCAATCGCCACATTAACCATTAACGAGGGACCACTTGATAAAGTGATCCAAGAAATCGCTCTCGAACGAAAAGGGCTCGATGAGAAGACTGAGGCGGATACACAGGAAAAGCAACAGCTGCTGGAGAAGCAATTGCTTCTCAATACAGAGTTGAACGAGCCGCAGCTTCGATACCAGCAAAGCCTAAGAGCCATCCAGGCGTGGCAGGAGAAGCTTGCTGAATTGACTGGCGCCGGTGATGTCCCGGATACGTTAAAGGGAGTTGAAGCAAGAATTACTCAGTTAGAACAACTACCTTCAGCGTTGACAGATCGGAGGACGAAACGCCTCCGAATGGCAGGAGAAATCTTTGATATTCTGGAAGCTCAACGTAAGGCTCGCGAGGAGCTGTTCAAGCCTGTACAAGATCTAATTCAAAGTAACCGGTTGATTCGTGATGAATACAAACTTCAATTTCAAGCTACTCTCGGCGGATCGACCGATGCGCTATCTACAGCTCTCTTTACGCTCATCAAGCAAAATGCTGGTGAGTTCAAGGGCGACGAAGAAAGCCATGCTGCTGTAAAGCGAGTTGCGGAGAAGCTAGATCTCAGCAAGAGGGACCAAGCGCTCCAATTTGTTACTGAATTACATGACAAGATCGTTGCAGCAGCCAACGGTGGGAATCCGAGCATTGTTGGGATCTCATCGATTCTTCGAACAGCGAAAGCCCCAAGCGGAGTAAACAAGACATCTGTGGACGTCTACGATCTAATCTTTGGGCTCTCCTTTCTAGAGCCTCGCTACTCCCTCTTGTTCCAAGATACTCAGATTGAGCAGCTGTCGCCCGGTCAGCGCGGAGCGCTCCTGCTCATCTTCTATTTGCTAGTTGATAAGGGTCGCAATCCCATCATCTTGGATCAACCAGAAGAAAATCTGGATAACGAAACCGTGGTTAATCTCTTAGTGCCGGTGCTTAATGAGGCTAAGAAGAAGCGGCAAATATTTATGGTGACTCACAATCCCAATTTGGCCGTAGTATGCGATGCGGAGCAGGTGATCTATTGCTCATTTGACCGGAAACAGTCGTCCAAGATTACATACGTGTCAGGCTCAATTGAAAACCCAATAATTAACGTCCATGTCGTTAACGTGCTCGAAGGTACGAAGCCAGCTTTTGATAACCGCCGCAGCAAGTATCACTAAGATCGTGAAGGAACTCCGGCTCAAGCTGGAGCCGCGCATCCTGCTGGAGGACCCAGAGAAGTCTTATCACATCCCGCACAGAGTCACGGGCCGCGACATATTACGACAACCGACTCATCGTGTGGGAGAACGAGCCCGGCCCTAGGGGCCAAGCGACATCATTTTTCTCATCATGGAGTGAGTTCAGAACCGAATGGAGGAAAGGGGAATGAGTAAAGCATTGCTCAAAATCGAACGCGAAGCGGTTCGTTTGTCGGCAAAGGACCGGGAAGTTCTGGCTGAACGTTTGATGCGAAGTGTGACACAAGAGCCGTTGACCCAGGTGGAGGAAGCTTGGGTAGAGGAGGCCGAGCGCCGGTTTTCCGCTTGGCGACGTGGGACACGAAAAGGGGTGCCGGTCGAACGGGCATTCAAACAGATTCGCAAGGATCTGGGTTGGTGAAACTCCTCGTTGACCCCGAAGCGCTGGCGGAAGCGCGAAACGCCGCCGCGTTCTACGAGGACAGTCAGCCCGGTTTGGGGAAGGCATTCCTAGCCGACGTCGAGGCGGCAACCGAGGAGATTGTCCGGCATCCGCTCATGTGGCGCAAGATCAAGGGACGGTTCCGCAGGTATCTGATCCCACGGTTTCCCTATGGCCTGATTTATGCCGTACAAGGCAAGACGGTCTATGTCGCGGCTGTTATGCACCTCAAGCGCAAGCCCGGGTACTGGACCGCGAGAACCAGAAGGTCCCTTTCGTGAGCGATCGCAACGCCAAGCAGAAACTCGAACTCGTCTGGATTAGGAATGAGTTCCGGCCTAAGCTGGAGCCGCCCAACCCACATCCTCAGCAATGCTGGCAAGGGTGAAAGTATGGGCTCAGTCCCCGCGACGTAATTATGGAACCAAGACACTGGCTGGATTAGTTAGTCAGTTCGCAATAAAACGATGATGGTCTTAATACACGGCCCGCGTGACTCAGGCGGCTTCCTGGGAGATAGGCTGATATCCCTGCCTGTAGGATTCAAGCACACGGACGAGTCGTGCGACTTCTAGTTCGAGCTGCGCGTAGACGGGAGGGGCGTCGTGGAGCGCGTTGAGGCGGCCGACTGCTTCGAGACGACCGGCAGAGAGCGCGACTTCGGATGCGCAAAGATTTCCGGCTGTGCCTTTGAAAGTGTGTGCCATGCGCTCCACGACGATCGAGTCGGCATCGGCCAGCGCCGTTCTGATGTCAGCCAGCATAGTCTGGTGACGATCGAGAAACAGGCGGACGAGTTGAGCGAATAACTCACTGTCGCTCCCGATGTTCTGGTACATTTTTGCAGGATCAAAAATTCCTCTGGTTGAGTCAGAGGTAGTGAGAATTGGCTGCTGTTTCCCGGGGACCACCACATTGGGTGGTGCGAGTGCCCAACGTGCCAGTGTGCTCCGTAGTTCCTCCAGTTTAATTGGTTTGGCGAGATAATCGTCCATCCCGATTGCCAAGCAACGCTCGCGATCGCCCTGCATCGCATTGGCGGTGACCGCAATAATCGGCATGTGCCGAGTCGATTGTGGAGTCTCGTCTGAACGGTTCGCGCTTCCGTCGGTCGAGTCACGCGAGGCCACCAACGCTTCACCTTCCCGAATGCGTCGAGTGGTCTCAAATCCATCCATGACGGGCATCTGACAATCCATCAGGATGGCGGCATAGTCCCCCTTGGTGAGGGCAGCCAGCGCCTCTCTACCGTTTTCGACGACGTCCGGTTTGTAGCCCAGTTTTTCAACCATCCGCACGGCGAGCTTCTGGTTGACCATGTTGTCTTCCACGACCAAAATTCGTCGATGTTGCACATGCTCCGCGACCATATGCCTGGTGACGAGTTGAGGCACGACGGGGCATGCCTGTGCGTCCTTCGGCGCTTGGCCATCGGGCAACCCGAGCACGGTTCGTAGGCAATCGCGTAATTCGTCGTGGCGGACTGGTTTCGGCAGGTAGCCCATCGCGCCGGCTTGACGGGCTTGTTCCGCATGACCACGTTGCAGCATCGAGGTCATCACGACGAGGCGAATCCCTGACCCAGCCGGGTGGCTTTGCAGCTCTCGTGCGAGCTGCAACCCGTCTTTTCCCGGCATGATGACGTCCAAGATTGCAAGATCGTACGACACTCCACGCTGCGTTGCCTCGGCGATGCGGTGTAAAGCTGATTCGGCATCCTCCGCGAGTTCGTCAATCATCCCCCAACCTGAAACCAGATGGTGGAGGATCAAACGATTCGATTCGTTGTCATCGACGATCAAGACACGCTTTCCGGTAAGATCTCCGGTTGGAAGAATCGCGCGCAGAGAATCCGCCTGTTTCTTGAAACGCACGGTGCACCAGAAGGTACTGCCATGCCCCTCGGTACTGCGCACTCCGATCCGTCCACCCATTAACTCCACCAGTTGCTTGGAAATGGAAAGACCAAGACCGGTCCCTCCGTATTTTCTCGTTGTGGAGCTGTCGGCCTGCACAAATGGACGGAACAGTTTGGCTTGGGTACTCGGATTGATTCCGATACCTGTGTCAATGACTTCGAAACGGATGACGGCGGTGTCCGGTAGGTCTTCTTCAAGATAGGCCTGCAGGGTCACCTCGCCCTTGTCGGTGAACTTCACCGCGTTGGCGACCAGGTTGGTGAGGACCTGACGGAGGCGGCCTGGGTCGCCTTTGAGTCCCATCGGAACCGCTGCGTGTACCAGTCCGGTCAGTTCCAATCCTTTCGTTTCCGCCCGCTTGGCGAATTGTGCCAACACCTGCTCCACCGTGGTTCTTAGATTGAAGTCGAGGCACTCCAGTTCCAGCTTACCTGCCTCGATCTTGCTGCATTCGAGCACGTCGTTTATCAGCTGCAGGAGCGCTTCGCCGCATTGCCGGATAGTCTCCGCGTAGGACTGCTGTTCCGGCGTCAAGGGCGTCTCCATCAACAGGCTCGTCATACCGATGACCCCATTCATGGGAGTGCGGAGCTCATGACTGACGGTCGCCAGAAATGCCGTCTTGACGCGTGCCGATTCCTTGGCCTCGTCCAGAGCTTGGTCCAAACGGCGGTTACTCTGGCGAAGCTGGTCGGCGGAGAGTTGGAGCGCCTGCTGTGTCCTGTGGACGCTCGTCATGTCAGCGGCATAGCCTCGCACGAGCCCATGAGTGAGAACCGGGCAGAAGGTCCATGAAAAACTGGCTTCTGGCAGCACAACTGTCTCGTCATGAAGCACCTGGCCTGTTGCTAGACAGCGCCGCACGATGTCTGGAAGGGTACGCGGGGCGACGTTGGGAGATCCTTCGAGGCTGTATCCGAATCGAGTAAGCAGAGAGATCATCGCGGGATTGGCATACAGCAGACTCATCTGCCGGTCCAGTTCGATCATCGGTAAGGGACTTTCCTCCGCGATTGCGACCAGCCGATCGCGAGCTTGTTTCAATTCCAGTTCATGGGACAAGTCTCGAATACCGACAATCAGCACGGTCTTTCCATTGAACATACTGGGCGCACAAGTCCATTCCACTGGAACGGGGCGGGTTGCCTTCCGCAAGATCAGATGTTGTGTCACGGAAGTCGGGCGGCGGTTGTTCAGCACTTCGTTCAGCTGCGCGGTCATGACGGTTGCGTCCGACTGGGTGAGCATCGACCACAGGGATGGAAAGGATCGGATCGTGGAGGAAGAAAACCGTGGTCCAAGCAACCGATGGCCCTCACGGTTAACGGCCAATACGATGAAATCACTGTCGAGGATGACGGTGGCCAGCGGAAGCCCTTCGAGAAGATCCAGGCCTGTGAAGGTCGTCGGAAGCGAGGCTGCAGGCCGGTGTCGGTCGCGGTTGCGTTTCCGTTTCCGTCCAGCCGGCTTCATCATGCGGCCCGTGAGAGGGTTTGATCCAGGTGTATCCCGATGTTGACACGTTCTTGGGCCGGGTCCAAGACGCGCAGCACGGTTCGGACCTTGCGGTCGGGAGATGGTGTAGCCAGGTCCACCTCGATGGGCGTGGCATAAGAACCTCCATGTGAGTCGGTCGTGATTTTTATCAGAGGTTTGAGTCGTTGTTGAGGGTTAACTCCGATGACGACCGCCTGTTCGCCGGTATTGAGCTGGATGAGGCTCCCGACCGGATAGACGCCGATGCTTCGAATCATGAGCTCCACCAGGGATTTTGCGAACTGTCCTCGTTCAGCGGTCAAGAAGAGTTGGCGAACGGCGTCGTGTGGGATCATAGCCGGGCGTGTGCCGCGCCGACTGACCATGCCGTCATAAACATCGACGATGCCGACGATCTGGGCGAGGCGCGAAATCTGGTCGTTGGCTAGACCGGCTGGAAACCCGCTTCCATCAGCCCGCTCATGATGTTCCCTGACGATGCGTAAGACATCCTCATGCATGCCGGGATGTTCGGAGAGGAGTGCGACGCCCAGTTTACAATGCTGTTCGAGCAGAGTCTTATCTTGTCCGCTGCACTCATCCCGTTTAC is part of the Nitrospira sp. genome and encodes:
- a CDS encoding flagellin gives rise to the protein MRVTEQQVFGFLVNSYQQARSRALRLQEHLATGKQVLQPSDDPGRFHQIVGEKATLVKLEQRLRNVSTATTRVELADASLQGTTATLARIRQLAVQYASDTNGVTERATGAHEIKELLQHLLQLGNAEFDENQPVFGGTSRHGFAAGLTLSTPVTLTNSVADTLTVRIDGVTSGTIDLTGGTETLSGTELAARVQSRINADSTLIAAGKSASVTYTDGRLVIASNSDGPTSNIEVLGGSARTLLGFNGGSAGSGGSTFAATVTTNAAAGNSGGASVSQGQIVNTSTTSFDNYVVRFSGPGTFDVVNVSAPVTVAPNSANAGRVGATDAGIVDPQRVTLDTYEIQFTSASQYSVLNTTTGATISTGNSYLSGGAIEFDGLRLVLSNGQQGGPATGDRFAVAIAPKTVLANQTYTSGAPMEFDGIRFRITNGVSAPAAGDIFHVLTHTQYAGDSGSHQIEVADGEVVPTNVPGNEVFSGSDVNLFDTVQQLLAALRGNFKAGIAESLGSLDRALSQVSAAQGTIGALANRLDSTSSALAESKDLSTNQLSSFEDIDLARTISDLTLQEYAIQAAGETLGRLFDNSLLKHLR
- the csrA gene encoding carbon storage regulator CsrA → MLVLSRRCGESVTIGPDIRVVVLGVKSGQVRLGIEAPPAVAVHREEVYVRIQEENRLAAKTHVVPIDALRRLIPSKTRIAS
- a CDS encoding flagellar assembly protein FliW; protein product: MKCTSTRFGSFEVRAESILTFPSGLLGFPEQQRYVMLDHDTDAPFKWLQSVEESTLAFVIMDPALFHPGYQVDVPTDAWAEIRAREREDLALVVILTIPSDDPGRITANLRGPLVISHKTKLGKQLVLSEDFPTRHPLFPVSGPSSSEMAQASHPVECRV
- a CDS encoding DUF2130 domain-containing protein, with the protein product MSEPTIICPSCKTEIKLTESLAAPLIESTRREYEKRLAQKDADVAKRDAALREREEVLSKSQQALDEQVAEKLMHERGRIAIEEGKKAKLALQNDLDQKAKEVADLNDILRQRDTKLAEAQKAQADLLRKQRELDDAKRELDLTVEKRVQEGLAVTREQAKKEAEEGLKLKVLEKEQTIASMQKQIEELKRKAEQGSQQLQGEVQELELEALLRTKFPRDTIEPVPKGEHGGDALQRVVGTNGQSCGTIIWESKRTKNWSDGWLAKLREDQRAAKAEIAVIVSQSLPKEVETFGLVENVWVTHTKTVLPLALTLRQTLIEVASARQASEGQQTKTEMIYQYLTGPRFRQRVEAIVEAFSSMQEDLDREKKAIIKQWAKREEQIDRVMQATAGMYGDLQGIAGKTIQEIEGLELPLLESDSASKGFTSE
- a CDS encoding addiction module protein; amino-acid sequence: MSKALLKIEREAVRLSAKDREVLAERLMRSVTQEPLTQVEEAWVEEAERRFSAWRRGTRKGVPVERAFKQIRKDLGW
- a CDS encoding type II toxin-antitoxin system RelE/ParE family toxin, with protein sequence MKLLVDPEALAEARNAAAFYEDSQPGLGKAFLADVEAATEEIVRHPLMWRKIKGRFRRYLIPRFPYGLIYAVQGKTVYVAAVMHLKRKPGYWTARTRRSLS
- a CDS encoding response regulator, translating into MMKPAGRKRKRNRDRHRPAASLPTTFTGLDLLEGLPLATVILDSDFIVLAVNREGHRLLGPRFSSSTIRSFPSLWSMLTQSDATVMTAQLNEVLNNRRPTSVTQHLILRKATRPVPVEWTCAPSMFNGKTVLIVGIRDLSHELELKQARDRLVAIAEESPLPMIELDRQMSLLYANPAMISLLTRFGYSLEGSPNVAPRTLPDIVRRCLATGQVLHDETVVLPEASFSWTFCPVLTHGLVRGYAADMTSVHRTQQALQLSADQLRQSNRRLDQALDEAKESARVKTAFLATVSHELRTPMNGVIGMTSLLMETPLTPEQQSYAETIRQCGEALLQLINDVLECSKIEAGKLELECLDFNLRTTVEQVLAQFAKRAETKGLELTGLVHAAVPMGLKGDPGRLRQVLTNLVANAVKFTDKGEVTLQAYLEEDLPDTAVIRFEVIDTGIGINPSTQAKLFRPFVQADSSTTRKYGGTGLGLSISKQLVELMGGRIGVRSTEGHGSTFWCTVRFKKQADSLRAILPTGDLTGKRVLIVDDNESNRLILHHLVSGWGMIDELAEDAESALHRIAEATQRGVSYDLAILDVIMPGKDGLQLARELQSHPAGSGIRLVVMTSMLQRGHAEQARQAGAMGYLPKPVRHDELRDCLRTVLGLPDGQAPKDAQACPVVPQLVTRHMVAEHVQHRRILVVEDNMVNQKLAVRMVEKLGYKPDVVENGREALAALTKGDYAAILMDCQMPVMDGFETTRRIREGEALVASRDSTDGSANRSDETPQSTRHMPIIAVTANAMQGDRERCLAIGMDDYLAKPIKLEELRSTLARWALAPPNVVVPGKQQPILTTSDSTRGIFDPAKMYQNIGSDSELFAQLVRLFLDRHQTMLADIRTALADADSIVVERMAHTFKGTAGNLCASEVALSAGRLEAVGRLNALHDAPPVYAQLELEVARLVRVLESYRQGYQPISQEAA